The Halanaerobium praevalens DSM 2228 genome contains a region encoding:
- a CDS encoding BMC domain-containing protein gives MNNNSLALIEFSKIAVGIETADQILKTAAVEIVHSKFICPGKYSVLFAGSVSAVETALNSGLEIAKNKKALVNHFLLANINQQVKELLLKKRKKKDITDSLGILEYINISSTIQAADIAVKAAEVELLELKLAMAIGGKGFVIFSGENEACKQAIKAVESALGNKHLISKALISSPEPKLIAKILT, from the coding sequence ATGAATAATAATAGTTTAGCTTTAATAGAATTTTCCAAAATAGCGGTTGGAATTGAAACTGCAGATCAAATTTTAAAAACAGCTGCAGTAGAAATAGTTCATTCTAAATTTATCTGTCCTGGTAAATATAGTGTTTTATTTGCAGGTAGTGTTAGTGCTGTAGAAACTGCCTTAAATTCTGGCTTAGAAATTGCTAAAAACAAAAAAGCTTTAGTTAATCATTTTTTGCTAGCAAATATTAATCAACAAGTTAAAGAGCTTTTATTAAAAAAAAGAAAGAAAAAAGATATAACTGATTCTCTAGGAATTTTAGAATATATTAATATTAGTTCTACAATTCAGGCTGCTGATATTGCAGTTAAGGCAGCTGAAGTTGAACTATTAGAACTTAAATTAGCAATGGCTATTGGTGGTAAAGGTTTTGTTATTTTCAGTGGAGAAAATGAAGCCTGTAAACAGGCTATTAAAGCAGTAGAATCTGCTTTAGGTAATAAGCATTTAATTTCTAAAGCCTTAATTTCAAGTCCTGAACCAAAATTAATAGCAAAAATATTAACTTAA